The following nucleotide sequence is from Candidatus Limnocylindria bacterium.
GGAGCTCAAGAATGGCACGTTCGCGTGGCCGGCCGACGCTGAGGACGTGCACTCCGCGGTCGAGCGCGTGTTGACGGAGCGCGCGGGAGCCGTCGGCGGGAAGCTCCACACCGGCCGGAGTCGCAACGATCAGATCGCGCTGGACCTTCGTCTGCTCGTCGTCGAGCTTCTCGATGGTCTCGATGCCGCACTGGTGTCGTTCGCGCGGGTCCTGGTCGAGCGGGCGTCGGACGAGTCGGACACCGTGATGCCCGGCTACACACACCTGCAACGCGCGCAGCCGGTGTCGCTCGCGCATCACCTGCTCGCACATGTCGAAGCGCTACGACGCGACCGGATGCGGGTGAGCGAGGCTCGCGAGCGTGCGGCGACGTCGCCCCTCGGTGCCGGCGCGCTGGCCGGGGTGCCCTACGCGATCGATCCGCAGGCGGTCGCGCGCGAGATGGGTCTCGCGCGGACGTTCCGCAACAGCATCGATGCCGTGGCGGACCGCGACTTCGTCGCCGACTTCACGTACGTGTGCGCGCTTGTTGCCGTGCACGCATCACGCTTCGCCGAGGAGCTCGTCCTGTGGACCACCGCCGAGTTCGGCTTCGCCGAGTTCTCGGATCGGCACGCGACCGGGTCGAGCATCATGCCGCAGAAGAAGAACCCGGACGTCGCGGAGCTCGTGCGCGGCCGTGCGGGTCGCATCATCGGCGACCTCGTCGCGGTGCTCACCACGCTCAAGGGACTGCCTCTCGCGTACGACGGCGACCTGCAGGAGCAGCGCGTTCCCCTGTACGACGCGGCCGCGGTGATCCCGGCCCTCGAGACGCTTGCGCTCGTCGTGGGCGGCGTGCGCTTCGACCGCGAGGCGATGCGCCGCGCGACCGAGCGCGGAATGCTGACAGCGACGGATCTCGCCGACCACCTCGCGCGCCGCGGTGTGCCATTCCGCGAGGCGCACGAGATCGTCGGTCGCCTCGTGCGCGAACGACTCGCGCAAAAGAAGGACCTGGCCGACGTCACGCTCGGCGAGCTGCGCGCCGTCGATCCGCGTTTCGGCGAGAGCGCGGTCGACGAGGTCGACGTGTCGCGCTCGCTCGCATCGCGGTCGTCGCCCGGCGGAACCGCGCCCGAGCGCGTGCGAGCGGCGATCGAGGAAGCCCGCACCGCGCTCCTCGCATGAGCCCGCAGATCAGGCCGGCGCGCACCGACGATGTCGACGCGATGCGAAGGCTGATCGACGGATACGCGGCGCAGGACCTGATGCTGTCGCGATCGCCCGAGTTCCTCCTCGAGCACCTCGGCGATTACATCGTCGCTGACGACGCCGGCTTCGCCGGATGCTGCGCGCTCGCCGTGCTCACGCGTGATCTTGCCGAGATCCGATCGCTTGCGGTGAAGCCGGAAACGTCACGTCGCGGAGTGGGGAAGGCGCTCGTCGATGGCTGCGTCGAGCGGGCGAGGACGCTCGGCCTGCGCCGTGTGTTCGCGCTCACGCTCGTGCCGGAGTTCTTCGAGCGCTGCGGTTTCACGCTCATCAGCCTCGGCCGGCTTCCGGAGAAGAGCGCCGCGGAGTGCCCCGTGTGTCCGAAGCGTTTCGCGTGCGACGAGCAGGCGATGCTGATGGATCTTGACGGCACCAAGCCCGAGCCGCTCCGCCCTGGCGAGCCGTGGGGCTACACACGAATCTTTCTCGGGCAGGAGCCGGCCCGCTAGCGTCAGGGCTGCGGCTTCAGCATCTCCATCGTCGCGGCCCGGCCCGTCTCGCCTTCCACGACGTAGAGCACGTCGGCGATCGTGACGAGTGCCCCACCGCCGCGCGGCGACCGCAGCCGTGGACCGAAGTGCCAGTGGTCGAGCGTGAAGATGTGTATGTCGGGCGCGACGACCCAGAACCATCCCGCGGCCTCCGCCGCGCGCCCGCCGACGACCGGCTTACGCAGGTCCGGCAGCCGCGTCCACTCGTTGCGCACCGGGTCGTAGCACTCGAAGGCGCGCTCGCCCCCGTTCCCGCCAGCCGCGCAGACGCTTCCTCGATAGGTTCCGACGGCGAGGTGGTCGCGCGGAGTTGGCATCGCTGCAAGACCGGTGATGAGCTTGCCGTGGTCGTACACCCAGACCTCTTTGACCCAGTTTCCGTCCTGCCCGACGCCTCCGACGATGTACGCACGCTCGTCGATTACGGCGATGCCGCCGGCCGCGCGCGCCGCCGGCATCGGCGTATGTTCGATCCAGCGCGCGTCGTTCGCGCTTAGGCTGAAGACGCGATTGGTCGGTCGGCCGAACACGTATCCACCGAAAACGTAGACGCGGTCATCGACCGTCGCGGCCATCGCGTGATCGAGCGAGATCGGCAGGTCGGGCGCCGACGTCCGTAGGCCGGTGCTCAGGTCGTAGCGGTAGACGTGCAGTCCATCGTCCGCCGTCCCGGTCCCGCCGATGACGTAGGCGGCTCCATACAGCGTCGTTTCTGCGACGTCCCCGCGTGCGGGGTAGCTCGGGCCGAGCGTCGTCCAGCTCTGTGTCTGGAGGATTTCGGCATCTCCGCTTTCCGCGGATACACCGCCGACGGGCGCGACCACGTACGGGGCGGTCACGATGAACTGCGCCGTAGCCCGCGGCGTCGCCGTTGCCTGCGGCGTCGTCGTGGCCTTGTCCGCCAGTCGCGGCACGACCAAGGAAACGACAACTCCAATGACGACCACGGGCGCGAGGACGAGGCTGAGCGATCCTGCGCGCCACGGTCCCCGGTTCGCAACCGGCTCGGGCTCGTCCAGCTCGATGATCTGGGTGTCGCTCACAGCAGTGAGGTACAACCTACGCCCGGACGACGTTCCGCCAAGGGGAATGAGCCGCGCCTGCCTTGGCGTTAGCGTGTTGATCATGCCCGTACTGCTGACACCAAAGGGGGCGCGCGGCACGGGATTCCGGTATGTTCCGGCTGTTCGGCCGGCGCATGCGCATCCAGGGCAGGCCGCTTCTACTGCTGACGACCACCGGCGCGAAGAGGGCGTCAGTGATTCGCGACTCATCGTGGCATCGAACGCCGGCGCGGCCTCACATCCGGCGTGGTACGTGAACCTCGCGCGCCGTCCCGAGGGAGCGGCGATCGAAGTCGACGGCCGTCGCTTCGCGGTCAACGCCGACTCGCTGCACGGACCAGAACGCGACCGCGCGTGGAAGCGCATCGTCGCGCTCGCGCCTGGTTATGGCAAATATGAACGGGACACAGATCGAGAGATCCCGGTGGTACGAGTCACGCGTAGACCCTGAGGCAGCTAGCCTTCGCCGATGTCCCAACGCGCGAAGGCTCTGGTGGCCGGCATCGACGCGCTCATCATGGGTGCGTTCACGTTCAGCGAGAGCGGCGGGACGTTCGGGATCGGTATCCCGGACCTCGTGCTGTGGGGCTCGGTCGTCGCGGCCGCGGTCTGCGCGCTCGTTGTGTTCACGGACGGCGCGGCGGTTATCGCCTGGATCGCCATCGGTTACGTCCTCTTCGGTGCCCTGCTGACGAACGGCAGCCCGAACTGGCCGCTCGTGGCGCTGGCTCTCGCGCTGATGCCGCTCGTCCCGCGACCGAATGGTTCGCTGGGTCTCGGCGTGCTCATCGCATCAGGTGCGGCTGTCGTCGCACGCGTGCTCGTCGGTCTGCTCGTCTGAGGGACACGAGCGAATAGCATCTTCCGGTGACCACGCGACCGACGATCCGTTCGGTGAACGGGCTGGTGGCGACCGACAACCATCTCGCCACGGCCGCCGGCATCGCCGTCCTTCGTGATGGTGGCAGCGCCGTCGACGCCGCGGTCGCGGCCGCGGCTGTGTGCGCTGTGACCCAGCCGCATCGCACCGGGATCGGCGGCGACCTCTTCGCGCTGGTCTACGACGCCCGCACTCGAGAGGTGCAGGCGTACAACGGGTCGGGAGCGGCAGCGAAGTCGCTCGACCGCGAATCGTTCCCCGACGGCTTCCCAAAGGGTGGGCCGCGCGTCGCCACGGTGCCCGGCGTGCTCGCTGCGTTCTCCGACCTGATGGCCGACCACGGCCGCCTCGGTCTCGAGCGCGTGCTCGCGCCCGCCATCCAGTACGCGGAGGAAGGATTCCCGGTGAGCGACGGCCTCGCGGAGGGATTCGTCGACAGCGGCGCGCGTCTCGATGAGGAGTGCGCGCGCGTCTTCGGTCCGGTCGGTCGTTTCCCGCGCGCCGGCGAGATCCTGCAGCAGACCGAACTCGCGCAGACGCTGCGCGAGGTCGTGACGCACGGGACGGCCGCGTTCTACGGCGGCGATCTTGGCGAGCGTTTCGCCAAGGGACTCGCGACGATGGGCGGTCACATCACGCTCGACGACCTCGCGTCGCACGCGACGGATCGACCCGAGCCGATCGCCGTCACGTACCGTGGCCTGCGCATCTTCGGACAGCCGCCCGTGTCGCAGGGTCACATCCTCCTGGAAGAGCTCGCGATCGCCGAAGGCCTCGACATGAAGGAGTTCCCGTGGGGAAGCGCCGACCTCGTCCATCAGATGGTCGAGATCAAGAAGATGGCGTTCGCCGACCGCGATGCCTACGCGGGCGACCCGAAGCACATGGGTTTCGCGGCCGATCGGCTCCTTGACGGACCGTTCGTGGCGAGCCGTCTCCGCGCGATACCGGCCAAAGCGAGCGAGCGCGCCGAGGCGGGTGCGCTTGCCGTGCTCGCGACGGACACGACGTACATGGCGATCGTCGATCGCGATGGCAACGCGGTCTCGCTCATCGAGAGCGTCTTCAGCGAGTTCGGGTCGGCGTCGATGGTCCCGGGCACAGGCATCCTGCTGAATGACCGGCTGACCGGCTTCTCGCTCGACGCCGCATCGCCGAACGTGCTCGCTCCCGGCAAGCGGCCGATCCACACCCTGAACACGGTCATCGCGCTCGGCGGTGTCACGCCGCGCTTGGTGTTCGGCACGCCGGGCCGGCACGCTCAGGTGCAGACGAACTTCCAGCTCGCGGTCGCGCTCATCGACCACGAAATGGATGTCCAGCGCGCGATCGAAGAGCCGCGCTGGTATCACGAGTCCGGCCGCGCACTCAAGGTCGAGAACCGTTTCACGGAGCAAACGCGCAAGGGGCTCGCGGCGAAGGGTCACGAGATCGCGCTCGTCGGCGACTGGGCCGAGGTGACCGGCGGCGCGCAGGCCATCGCGATCGACGAGAACGGCGTATTCAGTGGTGGCGCGGATCCTCGCCGCGAGGGCAACGCGGCCGGCTACTAGCCGTTGCGTTCCCTTGTTGCGCTCCTCTACGCGGCGCTCGTGGTGGCCTCGGCGTGCGAGGCGCTGCCGCCATCTCCCGATCCGGTCGCGAAGGCGTACGCCGACGCCTGGACGAAGGGCCACTACCAGGAGATGTGGGATCTCCTCACCGACGAGTCGCGCGCGCGTGTCGGAACGGCGGGATTCGTCGACCGGCTGCCGCTCATCGCGCAGGAGATGACGCTGCGGTCGCTCGAGGCGACGACCGGACCATCGACACGGGAGAAGCTGCCAAACGGATCGCCCGATCCGCGCCGCGCGACGGTCACGCTCGACGTGACGTTCCACACCACGCGGGTCGGAGACTTCAAGCGAAGCACGACGCTCTCGCTCGTGCTGGTCGGAGAGAAGGACAAGGCCGCCTGGCGGATCGCGTGGACTCCCGAGGCGATCCTGCCGAAGCTGTCGGCGGGGCGCCTCGTGCGCATGATGCGCATCGGGACGTCGCGTGGCCGGATCATCGCGCGCGAGGGCACGGAGCTCGCGACCTTCATCGACGGCGCGACCGTTGGGGTCGTTCCCGGACAGGTGCGCTCCGAGGATGGGCTCGCAACG
It contains:
- the argH gene encoding argininosuccinate lyase; the encoded protein is MSKDLWKGRFEGALDPKVRDFTASLELDKRLASHDVRGSIAHARMLGRQNVISKDEAATLVRELERIAGELKNGTFAWPADAEDVHSAVERVLTERAGAVGGKLHTGRSRNDQIALDLRLLVVELLDGLDAALVSFARVLVERASDESDTVMPGYTHLQRAQPVSLAHHLLAHVEALRRDRMRVSEARERAATSPLGAGALAGVPYAIDPQAVAREMGLARTFRNSIDAVADRDFVADFTYVCALVAVHASRFAEELVLWTTAEFGFAEFSDRHATGSSIMPQKKNPDVAELVRGRAGRIIGDLVAVLTTLKGLPLAYDGDLQEQRVPLYDAAAVIPALETLALVVGGVRFDREAMRRATERGMLTATDLADHLARRGVPFREAHEIVGRLVRERLAQKKDLADVTLGELRAVDPRFGESAVDEVDVSRSLASRSSPGGTAPERVRAAIEEARTALLA
- a CDS encoding N-acetyltransferase — protein: MSPQIRPARTDDVDAMRRLIDGYAAQDLMLSRSPEFLLEHLGDYIVADDAGFAGCCALAVLTRDLAEIRSLAVKPETSRRGVGKALVDGCVERARTLGLRRVFALTLVPEFFERCGFTLISLGRLPEKSAAECPVCPKRFACDEQAMLMDLDGTKPEPLRPGEPWGYTRIFLGQEPAR
- a CDS encoding nitroreductase/quinone reductase family protein, with the protein product MPVLLTPKGARGTGFRYVPAVRPAHAHPGQAASTADDHRREEGVSDSRLIVASNAGAASHPAWYVNLARRPEGAAIEVDGRRFAVNADSLHGPERDRAWKRIVALAPGYGKYERDTDREIPVVRVTRRP
- the ggt gene encoding gamma-glutamyltransferase — translated: MTTRPTIRSVNGLVATDNHLATAAGIAVLRDGGSAVDAAVAAAAVCAVTQPHRTGIGGDLFALVYDARTREVQAYNGSGAAAKSLDRESFPDGFPKGGPRVATVPGVLAAFSDLMADHGRLGLERVLAPAIQYAEEGFPVSDGLAEGFVDSGARLDEECARVFGPVGRFPRAGEILQQTELAQTLREVVTHGTAAFYGGDLGERFAKGLATMGGHITLDDLASHATDRPEPIAVTYRGLRIFGQPPVSQGHILLEELAIAEGLDMKEFPWGSADLVHQMVEIKKMAFADRDAYAGDPKHMGFAADRLLDGPFVASRLRAIPAKASERAEAGALAVLATDTTYMAIVDRDGNAVSLIESVFSEFGSASMVPGTGILLNDRLTGFSLDAASPNVLAPGKRPIHTLNTVIALGGVTPRLVFGTPGRHAQVQTNFQLAVALIDHEMDVQRAIEEPRWYHESGRALKVENRFTEQTRKGLAAKGHEIALVGDWAEVTGGAQAIAIDENGVFSGGADPRREGNAAGY